From a single Leptospira levettii genomic region:
- a CDS encoding ATP-binding protein → MSSLTEKHLLTIVKKSGIGILILNQNYEIVIANQWFLKGSNLLEKDLQNKLIYEVFPELVDTRTLKSIEQCIQFSQYSILTHTLNPYPFPLYENEQKMLKNERIYQYLHIIPISIEDESNSFCMIQISDVSQQVTREKLLREQMVVAKEREVDAKKASQAKTDFLASMSHEIRTPLNAILGMADTLAETNLSEEQVEYLTVLRNSGKALYNIINDILDLSRIESGKLEIESIEFSIRDLLKETISLFLMKAKAKGIKINYVVSENISENVKGDSTRIQQILINLIGNAMKFTEKGSISVNASLDNSKKVLILEVEDTGIGIPSEKLHSIFESFTQVDSSTTRKYGGTGLGLTITKKLILMMNGDIFVESELGKGSKFSIHIPYEGLVHRDSNIHQHWLDLELPDPENFPKCKILLAEDSEENVFIIKTFLRKYPIELVIARNGIDALQKFQNEKFDIVLMDMQMPEMDGLEATKEIRNYEQNQNIDPLLMVPIIAISANVQKEDISKSFLAGITSYLSKPVRKLEILKLIYFYLAL, encoded by the coding sequence GTGAGTTCTTTAACCGAAAAACACTTATTAACAATTGTAAAAAAATCAGGAATAGGAATTCTGATTTTAAACCAAAACTATGAAATCGTAATTGCCAATCAGTGGTTTCTAAAAGGTTCCAATCTTTTAGAGAAAGATCTTCAAAACAAACTAATTTACGAAGTATTTCCAGAGTTAGTTGACACAAGAACACTTAAATCAATTGAACAATGCATTCAATTTTCGCAATATTCCATTCTTACACACACTTTAAATCCATATCCATTTCCATTATACGAAAATGAACAAAAGATGTTGAAAAATGAAAGAATTTACCAATATTTACACATCATACCAATATCAATCGAAGATGAATCAAATTCATTTTGTATGATCCAAATTTCAGATGTTTCTCAACAAGTAACTAGAGAGAAATTATTACGCGAACAAATGGTTGTTGCTAAGGAAAGGGAAGTTGATGCAAAAAAAGCATCCCAAGCTAAGACAGATTTTTTGGCGTCCATGAGTCATGAAATCAGGACTCCTCTCAATGCAATTTTAGGTATGGCTGATACTTTAGCTGAAACAAATCTATCTGAAGAACAAGTTGAGTATTTGACTGTCCTTCGAAATTCAGGAAAAGCATTATACAATATCATAAATGACATCCTTGATTTATCTAGAATTGAGTCAGGTAAGTTAGAAATAGAATCCATAGAATTCTCAATTCGAGATCTATTAAAAGAAACTATCTCCCTTTTCTTGATGAAAGCAAAAGCAAAGGGTATCAAAATCAATTATGTTGTAAGTGAAAATATATCTGAAAATGTAAAAGGTGATTCTACTCGTATCCAACAAATTTTGATTAATTTAATTGGAAACGCCATGAAATTTACAGAAAAAGGAAGTATCAGTGTTAATGCTTCATTAGATAACAGTAAAAAAGTATTAATTCTAGAAGTAGAAGATACTGGAATTGGCATACCAAGCGAAAAATTACATTCTATTTTCGAAAGTTTCACCCAAGTGGATAGTTCTACTACTAGAAAATATGGTGGAACAGGACTTGGACTTACAATCACAAAGAAATTAATATTAATGATGAATGGTGATATCTTCGTAGAAAGTGAACTTGGAAAAGGTTCAAAATTTTCAATTCATATCCCTTATGAAGGATTAGTTCATAGAGATTCCAATATCCATCAACATTGGTTAGACTTAGAATTACCAGATCCAGAAAACTTTCCTAAATGCAAGATCCTATTGGCAGAGGACTCTGAAGAAAATGTTTTTATCATTAAAACTTTTTTACGAAAATATCCAATTGAACTTGTAATTGCAAGAAACGGTATAGACGCATTACAAAAATTTCAAAATGAAAAATTTGATATCGTTTTAATGGATATGCAAATGCCTGAAATGGATGGGTTAGAAGCGACAAAGGAAATTAGAAATTATGAACAAAATCAAAATATAGATCCACTTCTTATGGTTCCGATCATTGCAATTTCAGCAAACGTACAAAAAGAAGATATCAGCAAAAGTTTTTTAGCAGGAATTACTTCTTATTTATCCAAACCAGTTCGGAAATTAGAAATACTAAAACTCATCTATTTTTACTTAGCACTTTGA